From the Streptomyces sp. KMM 9044 genome, one window contains:
- a CDS encoding GntR family transcriptional regulator — protein sequence MKLPVPSRRDAIADDLRNRIVASRLKPGERLPSEAHLAAQYMVSTPTLRNALAVLQAEGLVEKVHGKGNFVRRPLRRITYRGGGRAPGTQAVDLAPLSVTVHTTRVRARGHLTALLRTPTGSPLTEILCLGHEGDRPHSLARIYIPCDLAPAAVLRESLPYEGVLARLMELRPPLAEVWEEIGVRRPTPDEASTLRISSALAVLAVTRQTTDTAGRVVEAALLVLPGDRADAVFTTHHVIDERLAEG from the coding sequence GTGAAATTGCCCGTGCCCTCGCGACGCGACGCTATCGCCGATGACCTCCGGAACCGGATCGTCGCCAGCAGGCTCAAGCCCGGTGAACGCCTGCCTTCTGAGGCGCATCTGGCCGCGCAGTACATGGTGAGCACACCGACGCTGCGAAACGCACTAGCCGTGCTCCAGGCGGAAGGCCTCGTCGAAAAGGTCCACGGCAAGGGCAATTTCGTCCGCCGTCCTCTCCGCAGGATCACGTACAGGGGAGGCGGCCGGGCCCCGGGCACACAGGCCGTGGATCTCGCACCCCTGAGTGTCACCGTCCACACCACCAGGGTCCGGGCCCGCGGGCACCTTACGGCCTTGTTGAGGACACCGACCGGCAGCCCACTGACCGAGATCCTCTGTCTCGGTCACGAGGGCGACAGGCCTCACAGCCTGGCTCGGATCTACATCCCTTGTGACCTCGCGCCGGCCGCCGTACTCCGCGAGTCGCTCCCGTACGAGGGAGTGTTGGCGCGGCTGATGGAGCTCCGCCCGCCGCTGGCGGAAGTCTGGGAGGAGATCGGCGTTCGCCGCCCCACACCGGATGAAGCATCCACCCTTCGGATCAGCTCCGCCCTGGCAGTCCTCGCCGTGACACGGCAGACGACCGACACCGCTGGACGCGTGGTCGAGGCCGCCCTCTTGGTCCTGCCGGGGGACCGCGCCGACGCGGTGTTCACCACTCACCACGTGATCGACGAGAGGCTGGCGGAAGGATGA